A genomic region of Streptosporangium lutulentum contains the following coding sequences:
- the clpS gene encoding ATP-dependent Clp protease adapter ClpS encodes MGSTAPTEVERPSIDVRPDLPWLTIVWNDPVNLMSYVTYVFQSVFGYSKEKAEKLMLDVHHKGRAVVSSGTREEMERDVQIMHSYGLWATVQRDS; translated from the coding sequence GTGGGTAGCACCGCTCCAACGGAGGTCGAGCGTCCGTCAATCGACGTACGGCCCGATCTGCCATGGTTGACGATTGTCTGGAATGACCCGGTCAACCTGATGTCCTATGTGACCTATGTCTTCCAATCCGTCTTCGGTTACTCGAAGGAGAAGGCGGAGAAGCTGATGCTCGACGTGCATCACAAGGGCAGGGCCGTGGTGTCCAGCGGTACCCGCGAGGAGATGGAGCGCGACGTGCAGATCATGCACTCCTACGGCCTGTGGGCCACCGTTCAGCGGGATTCATGA
- a CDS encoding nicotinate phosphoribosyltransferase, which translates to MTMAMSSALLTDHYELTMLEASLRSGAASRRAVFEVFARQLPGGRRYGVVAGIGRVLEALERFRFEDEDLAFLRDNQVVDEPTLDFLAGYRFSGHVYGYAEGECYFPGSPIMTVEGTFAEAVLLETVILSVLNHDCAIATAASRMIRAAGSRPIIEMGSRRTHEMSAVAAARAAYLAGFSATSNLMAGHVYGVPTTGTAAHAFTLLHDSEEQAFQAQINSLGAGTTLLVDTYDVAQAVRTAVELAGPNLGAVRLDSGDLAEVAHEVRKQLDALGAHKTRIIVTSDLDEYAIAALASAPVDVYGVGTSLVTGSGSPTAALVYKLVAREDADGVMRPVAKKSVGKPSRGGRKDAFRKLDATGTAVTELVTVSGDRPADARPLQVQLVKEGEVVGRERLEVARGRHRDALAELPATAHQLSRGYAAIPTVFD; encoded by the coding sequence ATGACGATGGCCATGAGCAGTGCGTTGCTTACTGATCACTATGAGCTGACGATGCTGGAGGCCTCCTTGCGCAGCGGGGCCGCATCACGGCGTGCGGTGTTCGAGGTGTTCGCCCGGCAGCTGCCCGGAGGGCGGCGATACGGGGTGGTCGCGGGGATCGGCCGCGTCCTTGAGGCATTGGAGCGCTTCCGCTTCGAGGACGAGGATCTCGCCTTCCTCCGGGACAACCAGGTGGTCGACGAACCCACCCTGGACTTTCTCGCCGGCTACCGGTTCTCCGGGCACGTGTACGGCTACGCCGAGGGCGAGTGCTACTTCCCCGGCTCCCCCATCATGACCGTGGAGGGTACGTTCGCCGAGGCCGTCCTGCTTGAGACGGTGATCCTGTCGGTCCTCAACCATGACTGCGCGATCGCCACCGCGGCCTCCCGGATGATCCGCGCCGCCGGATCCAGGCCGATCATCGAGATGGGCTCGCGGCGCACCCACGAGATGTCCGCCGTGGCGGCCGCCCGCGCCGCCTACCTGGCGGGGTTCTCCGCCACCTCCAACCTCATGGCCGGCCACGTGTACGGCGTGCCGACCACCGGGACCGCGGCCCACGCCTTCACGTTGCTGCACGACTCCGAGGAACAGGCCTTCCAGGCCCAGATCAACTCCCTCGGCGCCGGAACCACGCTGCTCGTGGACACCTACGACGTGGCGCAGGCCGTACGGACCGCGGTGGAGCTGGCAGGTCCCAACCTGGGCGCCGTCCGCCTCGACTCCGGCGACCTGGCCGAGGTCGCCCACGAGGTCCGTAAGCAACTCGACGCGCTGGGGGCGCACAAGACCCGGATCATCGTCACCAGCGACCTTGACGAGTACGCCATCGCGGCCCTGGCCTCCGCGCCCGTGGACGTCTACGGCGTCGGGACCTCGCTCGTCACCGGCTCCGGCTCACCCACGGCCGCGCTGGTCTACAAGCTCGTGGCCCGCGAGGACGCCGACGGGGTCATGCGGCCGGTCGCCAAGAAGTCGGTGGGCAAGCCCAGCAGGGGCGGTCGCAAGGACGCCTTCCGCAAGCTCGACGCCACGGGCACGGCGGTCACCGAACTGGTCACCGTCTCCGGCGACCGGCCCGCGGATGCCCGCCCGCTCCAGGTTCAGCTGGTCAAGGAGGGCGAGGTCGTCGGCAGGGAAAGACTGGAGGTGGCCCGCGGGCGGCACCGTGACGCGCTCGCCGAACTCCCGGCCACGGCCCATCAGCTATCCCGGGGTTACGCCGCCATCCCGACCGTGTTTGACTAG